One Pseudobdellovibrionaceae bacterium genomic window, GCCGAGGTTAAGGCGGTTCCTATTGAAGAGTGCACAGATATTTTTCAAAAATACGCCCAAAGTAGGTATATGATAAGGTTGTATGTTGATCCAAAAGATAAACTAGAGGCACAAAAAATACTAAAATGATTCAGGTTAGCCAACTAAACAAAAGCTTTGCCTCTATCCAGCTTCTTAGCGATGTTTGTTTTACTTTGTCCAAAGGGGAGAAGCTAGGGTTAGTGGGGAAAAACGGAAGTGGCAAATCCACTTTATTTAATATTTTATTAAATAAAATAGACTATGATTCTGGTGAAATTTCTATTCCTAAAAACTATACAATTGGAAATTTAGAACAGCATATTCAATTTTCTAAAAACAGTGTTATAGACGAATGTATGCAAGTTTTGCCAGAAGAAGAGCATTACGATTATTACAAAGCAGAAAAATTACTTTTTGGTTTAGGTTTCGAAGAAAAAGATATGCAAAAGCACCCCTCTACTTTTTCTGGGGGGTACCAAATTAGAATTAATTTAGTAAAGGCGTTATTAAAAAATCCTCATTTGCTATTATTAGACGAACCCACCAACTATTTAGATATTGTTAGCCTAAGGTGGTTAAAGTTTTTTTTAAAAACCTTTCCTGGAGAGGTAATTATCATCACCCACGATAGAGATTTTATGGATTCTGTGGCAACCCACATTATGGGCATTAAAAGAACAGGCGTTAAAAAAATTAAAGGCAATACTTCTAAATATTATGAAAAGGTAGAAGAGGAAGATAGAATTTATGAACAAACTAGAGTAAATCAAGAAAAAAAACGCAAACAAATAGAAGGTTTTATTTCTCGTTTTAAGGCGAAAGCTTCTAAGGCGGTTCAGGCGCAATCCAGAATGAAGCAATTAGATAAAATGGATAGTTTTGATAAGCTAATGATAGAAAAAAGTATGGGGCTACGGTTTCAGTATCAAAATTGTCCTGCAAAAATATTGTTACAGGCAAAAGACCTTAGTTTTTCTTATACAAAAAAAGAAGAAGACCGTTTATTTAGCAACTTAAGTTTTACTATTCAGCCTAATGACAGAATTGCTATTATTGGAAAAAACGGTAAAGGAAAATCCACTTTATTAAATGTTCTTGCAGAAGAACTAAAACCAGACTCTGGAAGTTTGCAGTCGCACAATTTGGTAAAAAAAGGACATTTTGGACAAACTAATATTGGGCGTTTAAATGTAAATGCCAGTATTAAAGAAGAGGTGGCTTCTTGCAATGCAAGCTTAAGTATTACTCAGGTTCATAATATTTGTGGAAGCATGATGTTTGAAGGCGATTTATCAGATAAAAAAATTAAAGTATTATCTGGAGGAGAAAGAAGCCGAGTGTTGTTGGGAAAAATTTTAGCTTACCCAACTAATTTATTATTATTAGACGAGCCTACCAATCATTTAGATATGGAGTCGGTAGAAATTTTAAGTAATGAACTTAGTGTTTATGAAGGAGCAGTGGTTTTAGTTACTCATAGTGAAGCTTTACTTCATAGGTTAGCTAATAAAATTATTATTTTTCAAAAAAGCGGAGTGCAATTTTTTGACGGAACTTATCAAGAGTTTTTAGATAAATGGGGCTGGGACGAAGAAGCAGGCTCTTCTACAAAAACAGCAAAGAAAAAACGCAATTTAGAGGCTTTGAATAACGCCAGCACAAACGACAGCACTGACGACAGTACAATAAATAAAAAGTTTCAAAGTAGAGAAGATTTAGTAAAAGAAAAAAACCATATTTTACGACCTATAAAAAAGCAATTAGATGTTTTAGAAAAAAATATTGCAGAAAAAGAAAAAAATTTAGAAAAAGAAAGTCTAAAGTTAAATGCAAGCTCTTCGCTAGATGCTTCTGTTTCAAGAATTGAAAAAGCGAAACAAATACAAAGTTTAGGAAAAAGTATTGCTAGCCAACAAAAAGTTTTAAATGAACTGTTTTTTCAATACGAGTCTTTACTTTCAAAATACGACAGCAAAAAGCAAATTTATACAGAAAAAATTAAAAATTTAGATAGGCAGTAGGGCAAGCAAACAGGCTTACAATAATTTTTATAAATCGTTTTAAAAACCCAGAGTTAATCCAGCACTAATCAT contains:
- a CDS encoding ABC-F family ATP-binding cassette domain-containing protein, yielding MIQVSQLNKSFASIQLLSDVCFTLSKGEKLGLVGKNGSGKSTLFNILLNKIDYDSGEISIPKNYTIGNLEQHIQFSKNSVIDECMQVLPEEEHYDYYKAEKLLFGLGFEEKDMQKHPSTFSGGYQIRINLVKALLKNPHLLLLDEPTNYLDIVSLRWLKFFLKTFPGEVIIITHDRDFMDSVATHIMGIKRTGVKKIKGNTSKYYEKVEEEDRIYEQTRVNQEKKRKQIEGFISRFKAKASKAVQAQSRMKQLDKMDSFDKLMIEKSMGLRFQYQNCPAKILLQAKDLSFSYTKKEEDRLFSNLSFTIQPNDRIAIIGKNGKGKSTLLNVLAEELKPDSGSLQSHNLVKKGHFGQTNIGRLNVNASIKEEVASCNASLSITQVHNICGSMMFEGDLSDKKIKVLSGGERSRVLLGKILAYPTNLLLLDEPTNHLDMESVEILSNELSVYEGAVVLVTHSEALLHRLANKIIIFQKSGVQFFDGTYQEFLDKWGWDEEAGSSTKTAKKKRNLEALNNASTNDSTDDSTINKKFQSREDLVKEKNHILRPIKKQLDVLEKNIAEKEKNLEKESLKLNASSSLDASVSRIEKAKQIQSLGKSIASQQKVLNELFFQYESLLSKYDSKKQIYTEKIKNLDRQ